In bacterium, the sequence CTTTTAACATCAACAAAGACCCCAAGCCTTCCGCCCGACCGTGTTCCGCGACGACGCCGGTGGACACTTTACCGGCCCCCCTCACCCCGGCCCCCAACCGAGCCTCTCCCCTAGAGCGGAAACCCAGCCGACGGGCGCTCAGTGCGCCAGTCTCACCCGCTCCACCAGGCCCTTCCCGGCCGGCTCGTACTCCACCACGCACCCCACACCCAGCCCCCAGAGCCTGGACACCCCGAGCTGGGCGACGTGGAAGAAGCGCTCCTCCCCCTCGCCCGGCGCGTCCGCGCCCAGCGGACGGAGGAATACGTAGCCCTTGTTGAAATCGTAGTAGGTGACGACGCCCAGCATAGTTCCGGTGGTTGAAGCGCGCGGTGAAAATAGCACCTCGCGGGGTCGGGGTCAAGGCGGGATGACGCCGCCCTGTGGTAGAATTGCCGGCGACTAGGGAGGAGACATGGACGAGAAAACCGTGCGGCACATCGCGAAGCTGGCCCGGCTGGGTCTGACCGCCGAGGAAATCGAGCGCTTCCGGAGCCAGCTCGGCGAGATTCTGGCCTACGTCGAGTCGCTGCAGGGCGTGGACATCGAAGGCGTGCCGCCGTTCAGCGACATCTCGCCGCCCCGCGTCCCCTGGCGCGAGGACGCCGTGACGAACCCCCGCTCGGCTACCGGCGAGCTCGGCCAGGCCCCGCGGGTCGTGGACGGGCAGATAGAGACCCCCTCCCCCCTGGGTGACGGCTAGTAGCCGAACCTGTTCCGCGTCGCAAGGTTGATGGTGTTCGATAGGTTGCCGCCGCGAGCGGCGCCCCC encodes:
- the gatC gene encoding Asp-tRNA(Asn)/Glu-tRNA(Gln) amidotransferase subunit GatC, with the translated sequence MDEKTVRHIAKLARLGLTAEEIERFRSQLGEILAYVESLQGVDIEGVPPFSDISPPRVPWREDAVTNPRSATGELGQAPRVVDGQIETPSPLGDG